Genomic segment of Malania oleifera isolate guangnan ecotype guangnan chromosome 7, ASM2987363v1, whole genome shotgun sequence:
AAAAAGTTAGTGAGATAAAGACTTGGAGGGggacaaaagaaaattagaatggtaAGCCTATAGAATTGGTGGATATTTTAAAAAGAATATTGTTCTTCTAATTGttaaaatatgattgaaaatttatCTTCAATGAATGTATATGAAGACTGCATGTCGGCTTACTAGGAGAGACATGACATGGTTTAATCGTTAAGAAGAAATTAGGAAATGTGTTTGCAGGTGTGATCAGTTACATTATAAAAATGTCTTGAGAGTACCTTTTGCCAACTCTTTGAATTTTGAGCTAGTATATTGTTGTAGCCTTTTTCCAGGGACGGTGTTGGAGCGGTGCCTCCCAAAATTTTTCAGACATTGTGTTCTATTATGGGGCATCTAAAATAAGGCCATTTTGTATTCTGAAGCTGTTAGACATGTCCATGCTTGTGTTCATGCTTGTCCTTCATATGATTGTAGGATTCCAAAAATGTTGATTGAAAAGTGTAAGCTCGTGCATCAATTTGGCATTGAGAGGGAATTAGGTGATTAAAATTCTAGGGAATGCTTAGAAGCtcatataattttttcttaaacGAATTACAAAACGAtggtgagagttttgaagtgccttttatacatttgatctgacgagcaaatgattacacatcctagTCTGAGATATCCTAGCAGGTATGGTGCATGATGAGTATAAAGTCATCATTGTAAGTTCTCTGTTTAAAGGTGAGGCTAACCATTAGTGGGAATCTATGCAATGGATAAGAGATGTTGAAGGTCGAGGCTATGAGTTAGGATTGACTATAAAATAGTTTTCAATGGGAAATATTTTCGAAAAAGCACTTCAAGAAGCCaaattacaaaaaattatgtAGTTGAGTCAAGGGAATTTATTCAATCTAGTGTATCACCATGAGTTGTACTTGTGTTATTTATTAAGAAACATAGTGGGTCCTTTGGGGCTATGCATTAATTATTGAAAGTTGAATCGTGTtgcattaagaattggtatcgacttttAAGAATTGGTGGACTATTTTTGTGAAGACCTAGAAAagtaaaacaacaacaacaacaataataataataataataataataataataataataataataataataaaataaataaataaatattaattattaattaaaatagtataatattatataatataataatatattaatataatatattaataattatcAAATTTGTGAACtactcggggggggggggggttaaggGTATGAATTGTAGACCTGAGGTAGTAATCCTTCCCATCAATTAGGATACTTCACACCTTATTCTGAAAGTCTGTGAATTGGCTGAGGATTCCATACATCTTTGTAAATTCATATATTTCTTTTGTAGGGGTTTTTATCTTTAAAGATTTGTTATAAAAAGATAATAAGATGCATGTCTTTTATCATCTTCAGTAACAAAACCTATTAAGAGGGGCAGCTATAGATACCTCAATTTGTCTGAGGGTCttatacaacaacaaaaaaatagagtttttttttttttttttcatgaaaaaaagaaaaaatagagagaaatgtggaaaaataaaatatacattttatattggaattctttttttgcaaaaaaaaaaaaaaagaaaaggaaaaataaagtgGGCCTGCAATTTTGAGTCTTTAATTTGGacttgtaaaaaaaataaaaaaatcaaagacatgtgcaaaaatcaaaatttaaaattgatttgccAATTAAGCttgattgaaaaataaatttgattaatcAACTTGATTTAgaaaattagttttaaattagatcgcttgatttgaatttgattgattaatcaaaCCACTTCTCAATCTTATAAATAGAGAAATTTGGAAGCAAGAAGGAGatggaaaaaataaattcaatacaAGAATAGAGGAGGAGGAAATTCATGTTAagaaagagtgagagagaaaaaaaaagtgtattttttttgaaaaattcaggATTGGAGGTACTTGCGCAGTCAAATAATCCTAGACCATTGAAGAGTAATTTCTTATCCGTTTGAGTTAAAATTGTAATAGGTGGTTCCTGACTTATCTTTCTTCATTCAGGATGGTCTAATTCTCATTTGGATATTGGAAACTTTGGTTTTGGGGTCTGGACAACCGCCTCATTATAGCAGTAGGGGTGCCTGCACAGTTAGCTTGATCTAAACAATCAGGTGGTGATTTCTACTTCGATTGAACTGAAATATTTACTGATTGTATATGACTCACCCTTCTTAATTCTGATAGGCTAGATTGTTGTTTAGAACTTTTAAACTTTGGTTTTGTGCTTTAGATAGCAACCTTATGACAGCAGCAGCTTTAGGATTGAAGGTACCTGTGTAATCGGCTTGATCTCGACAATCGGATAGTGATTTCTCGTCCGATTGAACTGAAATTTTTAGAGATTGTGCATGACTCATTCTTCTTAATTTTGAAAGGTTAGATTGTTAGTTAGAGCTTTGAAACTTTTATTTTTCGTCTCAGACAACAATCTCATTGCAACAACAACTTCAAGATTGGATGTGCATGCGCAATCAGATTGATCTAGACAATCGGATGGTGATTTCTCGTCCGATTGAGCGAAAATTTTTAAGGTTGTTCATGACTCATCCTTTCTAATTTTGATCGGTCAGTTTGTTATTTGAAGTTTTTTAACTTCAGTTTTCTAGCTTGGACAACAATCTCATTGCAATAGCAGCTTCAGGTTAGAAAAAgtcttataaattttttaaaataaaaggagagcCCCGGAGGGTAACACGTGTCGTGGTGACATTTATCAAGGATTCAAGGTGATGTCGTGCAAACATCACATTGCTacaatactttaaaaaaaaaaaaaaaaagcaaaaatgtGACAAGTCACCTTTGTGAGTGGACACGTAGCACCAGCTGGTTTAAATCGGTTCATTTTAAATGAATCCGATGACTCGGTTcaccattttttaatttattttatatattattttatttaataattttaattagttttaattttttttttataaaaaatagaggaaaatagcagaaaattatcaaaaaaaaaaattagagaaacatttaaaaattattttttgaagtcaagaaatatattttgagtcattttgatttgaaattttagaaaaaaaataaagaaaaatccttaaaaatcccagaaaatttagaaaaatatttaaaattttcagaaaaaatttacaaggattttgaaaaatctagGAATGATTTCAAAGATActttttatgattttcttgatttttgggtgggtgcatcccaatgatttcaaaaagggtaaagagatattttgaatcTCACTTGTATTAGCTCTAAGAatggtttatctaacaagatcccctcatttggaggtcttattagacattcctaatcgcaccatgttttttattttttttaaatttatttgtttatttttatttatttatctagccattttatttatttatttatttgtttatttttaaagAGTTAATTAAAAGTCATCAAAATTCGATTTAGTGATAATTCATAACtgattaggtatcgttcgtagaacgggtgtatagggggtgctaataccttttcCTCACATAACTGAACTTCTGATCCCAACTCTACTAAAGTAGACCGAGAATACTGATTCTTTGGCTTAGGAATAGTTTAAAGACCAATCAATAAGTAGTAAaaatgtgttctaaccgcaccaagttaaggttagtgacaactccatttcaaaattcaaaatctataaTCTTTCGTCGTTTCGGATCCTTTCTCTGGGACGTTGCGACAAAGGGTATTTGTATCCACAATAATACCACATGTTAAAACAATTTATGTTTATTAATTAGTTCAGTGTTATGTTTTCATTGCCCTCAAGTAATTATATATGATGGACTAGCTAGCCTGATGGACCACTTTATATAAGCAGCAGCGAGGTTCTCTTCTATGTTCTGcatatttctttttgttttccaaaccaaaaacagaaaacaaaagtATGACATTTATAACATTACGAAATGAGCTCTAAGGTACTGAAAAAAACATcaaaacaaagaactagaattcTGGTTACAGCAATTAAGTACGTTTATTAACTATGCCACTCAAATTTACGTCACCCACAAGAGAGTAACAGCCATAAAGGCTAAAAAAACTAGCACAATAGTATCTCTTCCATAACAAATAAACCCTGCTGAAGTGGGCAAAGTAGCTGAAGGGTTGTTGTTCTTAGAAGAAGGTCGTGGTAGCGATTGAGGAGCCCTCGGCGCCAGCCCAGCTGCGCCGTGAGGTGCACTTGCCGGTGAACTTGTCTGGCTTGCTCCTGCAGTATTCACTTGCAGCTTCATCCCTCCAAGACAATGTAACTTGTTTCCACAGACAAAGTACCTAGTTCCGGGCTTTGTCAGAGGAATTGATGTGTTCCCATCTCTACTTGTTAGTAGAGCTGCCGTCGTATTGCACCCCTCATAGTTCTCCTTCTTCACTTCGCTCACACTGTGGTAGGATGAGTACTggaacactacaaaaaaaacacAAGTTAATATAACATCTGTTTTGTGTCTAAACAAATTACATGTGGGTAAGGAACTAACACACATGTTGCACTGGTACATgagaattaattaataaaatgaaatagaaaggcatgaaatcaaatttatcacttcAGTTCATCGTATTCTTCATTCAAAACTTCTTTTCATTCCAATTTTAACCCATTTTTTTCACAAACCAAACGTAACACTATTTCGTTCGTGAATATATACTTCACTAAAACGTATAGTTTGAGGGCTTACCGAGAACGTCCCCGACGGTGAATTTCTTGTCCTTTGCCCATGTATCAACGTCGGTGCTAATATCCCAACCGGAGCTACCCCCCACCATATACATAGCAGCATTGCATGTCAGAGCAAAGCTGAGAATAACCAGAACACAAACCAGAAAGAGCTTTGCCATTTGCAGTTACTAGCTAGACCTAGATGGAAGAATGAAACACATGAGATGGAAAACTTTGCACAGCTTGATATATACGTAAACATGAGGGTTTGCCAATGATTAGATGACCTAACATCATACTGACTTGAGGATtgatttattattactattgttatgaCTATTGCAGCTAGGTAATATTAGTTGCACCaacatatttatatattcatgCTTTTAATTGAAATGGAGTGAAGAAGATGAGCTACATAGAACTTTAATTGGTGAGTTTGGTTTAACTCTGGACATTTCCATTGTGTGTGGTTCTTGGTAACCTGCAGCAGGTCGCTGGTTACTGGTCAGATGGGCAATACCATTTctgaaaatctctctctctctctctctctctctctctctctctcatatatatatatatatgtacatatataattGTTTTCAAGAAGTTGGTAGGGTGGGTGAAAGTGAGAGTTCAGTTGGTTGGAAGGCTATCGAGTGCTTCGCTGCAGTATTCCAATTCCTTCTTTTGACTTTTGCAGCTGCTGGAgtgaaaattgaagaaggaaattaattttcttaatacgATGGGTTTCCATATTTGCATGAAATCTATTAATGATTTGTTTGGTTGAAATAGAttaaaatgtaattaatttttataatttcataaattcgtgatataatttttcatttattttactaTCAATTTATCATCCTTGTATACTAAACATTAAGTAAAGGATTTGTTTTGTCAAATCAGAAATAGTCCCATTTTTGTTGGGAAGAAATCTTGCTCCGGACCATCTTCCATGTTTTTCTAACTAATCTATTGAAGGAGAAAATTGCAAAGTAATACAGCTATTCAATGATTTTCACAAATACGTGTTCATAAGAAATCCCTTGTGGCTAGCGGCAAGCAAGCAGGATGCAGGCCCTACATAGATGCATAGGCCCATGCTTTGCCTACTTGCCACGTTGGCTCGTGACCATCACAATCTCGTGACAAGCAAGGATACTCCGTGTCacctaaataatttttttttaaataattagaaaataattttttttttttttacaattacaCCTTTTTTTGTGTCAATTTGGAAGTTATcattttggaaaattattttgGTATATTCATACATATAGGATTGGAAGAGAGTCAAGGTATCTCATAAGTTATTTAAGCTTGATTAGTTGGCTCTAAGATTCACCTTAACTCAACTTCATGATTTGAGTTCTCTTCGAATTTACATATTTAACTGATTTAACAAGTTTTAATTATGTATTAATATCTGTACTATTATGTGAAAATTGAACATCTCCAACTCTTTTGGACGTGACACTTGGCAACTCAAGCATATGGCATGCATAGGTGTTTTTTCTTccacttttttattattttgttttattttaaatctCTTAGTCTCTGTCTCTCCCAACCACCACATTGGTGGATCCCGCAGGATTGCTATACGTTACCATGACcgctaattttttattttgacaaaaGACAATAACCTCCTCTaaagtttggcaaaaagacaataatcctttttgaaatttcaaaaatttgagaGACTTTCCCTATGGTTTGCCAAAAAAATGCAAACCATCCCTTGTATTTCgcaaaaagataagttttttttttatgaaaggTCTATGTCTTTTGaaaaatctcaagggaggtctgACCTCAGTTAAGGTTTctgtctttttaccaaatctcaaaGGAAGTAAGTGTcctttgccttttttttttttttttctccatctGTTCTCCtttccttccctctctctctatcaGTGTCCTCCTGTACTAATGATGAACCTAtacaataaattaattaataaaaaataaatatcaccatttattatttatatattacgaACATAATTTCCAACTGCATTTATTTGGCACCAAATCATTCTCCCTTATGACTTATGTTACCCTgtctaaaaatatttaataatatcaTCCTCATTATTAAATATACTAATATAacattttaattattataatttataccttAGAACTAGTAaaacaatatttttaaatatatattaaacattgCAATTATTTAcctaatttatttaaatatattctaTTCTAAGTCATCAAATTATTGTACACAACtttttcaaacttcaatttttTAATCAATTGCACTATCACCCTTAAATGAAAATTTACTTTATTACTAAAAAAATTGATTTACTAATACAAGTAGgcttcaattatatatatatataatca
This window contains:
- the LOC131160071 gene encoding mavicyanin, producing MAKLFLVCVLVILSFALTCNAAMYMVGGSSGWDISTDVDTWAKDKKFTVGDVLVFQYSSYHSVSEVKKENYEGCNTTAALLTSRDGNTSIPLTKPGTRYFVCGNKLHCLGGMKLQVNTAGASQTSSPASAPHGAAGLAPRAPQSLPRPSSKNNNPSATLPTSAGFICYGRDTIVLVFLAFMAVTLLWVT